A window of Clostridium sp. 'White wine YQ' contains these coding sequences:
- a CDS encoding ATPase, translating into MEKMDVNIIELLEYLQDLVENSAKVPITGKVVIDKKEVIDVIEQIVHYLPDQFKKAQWVVNERERILQEASVELETARKETAELMRKNIENHDYVKEAKVRSQEIIAQAQREAKSIRLGARDYADEILSDLDKQVEIKKEALMNELKASVETFAQGLDGTLQNVGGTIKENIKELRSMK; encoded by the coding sequence ATGGAAAAAATGGATGTTAATATTATTGAACTCTTGGAATACTTGCAAGATTTAGTAGAGAATTCTGCTAAAGTTCCTATAACAGGAAAAGTAGTGATTGATAAAAAAGAAGTGATTGATGTAATCGAACAAATTGTTCATTATTTACCAGATCAATTTAAAAAGGCTCAGTGGGTTGTAAATGAGAGAGAAAGAATACTACAAGAAGCAAGTGTAGAACTTGAAACAGCTAGAAAAGAAACAGCAGAATTAATGCGTAAGAACATAGAAAATCATGATTACGTTAAGGAAGCTAAAGTTAGATCACAAGAAATAATAGCTCAAGCGCAAAGAGAAGCGAAATCTATTAGATTGGGTGCTAGGGATTATGCTGATGAAATTTTAAGTGATTTAGATAAACAAGTTGAAATTAAAAAAGAGGCCCTTATGAATGAACTAAAAGCCTCTGTAGAAACATTTGCACAAGGTCTTGATGGTACTTTGCAAAATGTAGGTGGGACTATTAAGGAAAATATTAAAGAGCTTAGAAGTATGAAATAG
- a CDS encoding nucleotidyltransferase gives MKIAGIITEYNPFHLGHKLHLEKTKKLTNCDAVVCLMSGHFVQRGAPAIIDKWTRTQMALDNGVDLILELPTVYAVSSAEFFASGAVSILNSLNVIDSIAFGSECGDINLLKQISSILSNESSEFKEAIKKFLNKGYPVAVSRSKAILEIMQNSNLSYDEEYLKKQLNSSNNILGIEYVKALLRLKSNIIPYTLKREGALYNDRELNNDFSSASSIRNYLKATNDVGDLKSHLPKETYDILSKLSSENYDFAFEEKMFSYIKYKILTDPKSLSLIPDASEGLDNKIIKELQNSKNLDELILNCKSKRYTYTRISRILTQFFIGLEKYPIKELRKKQPSAVRILGLNKKGAEILKLIKKESSIEFINKPKKPFNDIYTLDIQASKAYSLLCNNIKTDNEFKQSPLIKMDEV, from the coding sequence ATGAAAATTGCTGGAATAATTACTGAATATAATCCCTTTCATTTAGGGCATAAATTACATTTAGAAAAAACAAAAAAATTAACAAATTGTGATGCTGTAGTTTGTTTAATGAGCGGACATTTTGTTCAAAGAGGTGCGCCTGCTATAATTGATAAATGGACTAGAACACAAATGGCCTTGGATAATGGTGTTGACCTTATATTAGAACTTCCAACAGTTTATGCTGTATCTTCGGCAGAATTTTTTGCATCTGGCGCAGTTTCTATCTTAAACTCACTGAATGTTATAGATTCAATTGCTTTTGGAAGTGAATGCGGGGATATAAATTTACTAAAGCAAATATCCTCTATTCTGTCTAATGAAAGCAGCGAATTTAAAGAAGCTATAAAGAAGTTTTTAAACAAGGGCTATCCTGTTGCTGTTTCTAGAAGCAAAGCAATTCTCGAAATTATGCAAAATTCAAATTTATCATATGATGAAGAATATTTAAAAAAGCAGCTAAATTCATCAAACAATATACTAGGTATAGAATATGTAAAAGCACTACTTAGACTTAAAAGCAACATAATACCTTACACCCTTAAAAGGGAAGGTGCTTTATATAATGATAGAGAATTAAATAATGACTTCTCCTCTGCTTCATCAATAAGAAATTACCTTAAAGCAACTAACGATGTTGGTGATTTAAAATCTCATCTTCCAAAGGAAACATATGATATTTTAAGTAAACTTTCTTCAGAAAATTATGATTTTGCCTTTGAAGAAAAAATGTTTTCCTATATTAAATATAAAATACTAACTGATCCAAAATCCTTAAGCTTAATTCCAGACGCATCAGAGGGATTGGATAATAAAATAATAAAAGAGCTTCAGAACTCTAAAAATTTAGATGAATTAATATTAAACTGTAAAAGCAAAAGATATACTTATACTAGAATAAGCCGAATATTAACCCAATTCTTTATAGGACTTGAGAAATATCCTATAAAAGAATTGAGAAAAAAACAGCCTAGTGCTGTAAGAATCCTTGGTTTAAACAAAAAAGGGGCTGAAATACTTAAACTAATAAAAAAAGAAAGTTCAATTGAATTTATAAATAAACCAAAAAAACCTTTTAATGATATCTATACATTAGATATTCAAGCTTCAAAAGCTTATAGTCTACTTTGCAATAATATAAAAACGGACAACGAGTTTAAGCAGTCACCACTAATTAAAATGGATGAAGTATAA
- the pta gene encoding phosphate acetyltransferase, producing MELMKKIWEMAKTDRKRIVLPEGDEERTVVAAQKIKELGLADVILVGNVSKIKEKAESIGVNLDGISIEDPETSAKLQDYINAFYEIRKNKGMTLEKAEKIVRDPLYFGTMMVKMDDADGMVSGAVHTTGDLLRPGLQIIKNAPGVSVVSSFFIMMVPGSKYGESGMLLFSDCAVNPNPNADQLAAIAIATADTAKKLCNIDPKVAMLSFSTMGSADHELVDKVRTATAKAKELRPDLLIDGEMQLDAAIVRKVADQKAPSSPVAGNANVLVFPDLQAGNIGYKLVQRFANAEAIGPICQGFAKPINDLSRGCSSDDIVNVVALTAVQAITNK from the coding sequence ATGGAACTTATGAAAAAAATATGGGAGATGGCAAAAACAGATAGAAAAAGAATTGTCCTTCCAGAAGGAGACGAGGAAAGAACAGTCGTAGCAGCTCAGAAAATAAAAGAACTTGGGCTTGCAGATGTAATCCTTGTTGGTAACGTTAGTAAAATTAAGGAGAAAGCTGAAAGTATAGGGGTAAATTTAGATGGAATATCTATTGAAGATCCTGAAACTTCTGCAAAACTTCAAGATTACATTAATGCATTCTATGAAATAAGAAAAAATAAGGGAATGACGTTAGAAAAAGCAGAAAAAATAGTTAGAGATCCACTTTATTTTGGAACTATGATGGTTAAAATGGATGATGCTGATGGAATGGTTTCAGGAGCTGTTCACACTACTGGTGATCTATTAAGACCAGGTCTTCAAATAATTAAAAATGCACCTGGCGTATCAGTAGTATCAAGTTTCTTTATAATGATGGTACCAGGATCTAAATATGGAGAAAGCGGTATGCTTTTATTCTCTGACTGTGCTGTAAATCCTAATCCAAATGCTGATCAATTAGCAGCTATTGCTATTGCTACAGCAGATACAGCAAAAAAATTATGTAATATAGATCCAAAGGTTGCAATGCTTTCATTCTCAACTATGGGTTCAGCTGATCATGAACTTGTTGACAAGGTAAGAACTGCAACTGCGAAGGCTAAAGAATTAAGACCGGATTTATTAATTGATGGTGAAATGCAATTAGATGCTGCTATTGTAAGAAAAGTTGCTGATCAAAAGGCACCAAGTAGTCCAGTAGCTGGTAACGCTAATGTGCTAGTATTCCCAGATTTACAAGCTGGAAATATTGGTTATAAGTTAGTTCAAAGATTTGCTAATGCAGAAGCAATAGGTCCTATATGTCAAGGTTTTGCTAAACCTATCAACGACTTATCAAGAGGTTGTAGCTCAGATGATATAGTTAATGTTGTAGCACTTACTGCTGTTCAAGCAATAACAAATAAATAA
- the acpP gene encoding acyl carrier protein, which produces MFEKIKEIIADKLSVNVDDITMESSFIEDLGADSLDIVELIMALEDELEMEIPDEDAEKFTTVGDVVNYIKAQGDE; this is translated from the coding sequence ATGTTTGAGAAAATTAAAGAAATTATAGCAGATAAGTTAAGTGTTAATGTTGATGACATTACTATGGAATCATCTTTTATAGAAGATTTAGGAGCTGATTCACTTGATATAGTTGAATTAATTATGGCATTAGAAGATGAATTAGAAATGGAAATTCCTGATGAAGATGCTGAGAAGTTTACAACTGTAGGAGATGTAGTTAACTACATTAAAGCACAGGGTGATGAATAA
- a CDS encoding acetate/propionate family kinase, with the protein MNILVINCGSSSLKYQLIDMKTEDSLATGLVERIGIEGSILTQKANGEKYVVESPMKDHKDATKLVLDALVNDVHGVIKSMDEIQAVGHRVVHGGEKYAKSVLITDEVMKELEDCAKLAPLHNPPNIIGINACKALMPNTPMVVVFDTAFHQTMPEKAYLYAIPYELYEEKHIRKYGFHGTSHRYVSLKAAEALGKDIKDLKIITCHLGNGASVAAVKNGESVDTSMGFTPLEGLVMGTRTGNIDAAVITYLIKEEGYTAEQVDEILNKKSGILGISGVSSDFRDVEDAAWKRNEHRSILALDMFVYRVKQYIGSYAAIMGGVDAIVFTAGVGENSPEMRESILEGLDFLGVQFDAAANKVRGKLTEITKPESKVKAFLIPTNEELMIAKDTLALL; encoded by the coding sequence ATGAATATATTAGTAATTAACTGTGGAAGTTCATCTTTAAAATATCAATTAATAGATATGAAAACTGAAGACTCATTAGCAACTGGATTAGTTGAAAGAATCGGAATTGAAGGTTCAATACTAACTCAAAAAGCTAATGGTGAAAAATATGTTGTTGAATCACCAATGAAAGATCATAAGGATGCGACTAAGCTTGTTTTAGATGCTTTGGTAAATGATGTTCATGGTGTTATTAAATCAATGGACGAAATCCAAGCAGTTGGACATAGAGTAGTTCATGGTGGAGAAAAATATGCTAAATCTGTTTTAATTACTGACGAAGTAATGAAAGAGTTAGAAGATTGTGCTAAGTTAGCACCACTTCATAATCCACCAAATATAATTGGAATAAATGCTTGTAAGGCACTTATGCCAAATACACCAATGGTTGTTGTTTTCGATACAGCTTTCCATCAAACTATGCCAGAAAAAGCGTATTTATATGCAATTCCATATGAATTATATGAAGAAAAACATATTAGAAAATACGGATTCCATGGAACTTCACATAGATATGTATCATTAAAGGCTGCAGAAGCTTTAGGAAAAGATATAAAAGATCTTAAAATCATAACTTGTCATTTAGGTAATGGTGCATCAGTTGCAGCTGTTAAAAACGGCGAATCAGTTGACACTTCTATGGGCTTTACTCCATTAGAAGGATTAGTAATGGGTACTAGAACTGGAAATATTGATGCTGCAGTAATTACATACTTAATCAAAGAAGAAGGGTATACTGCAGAACAAGTAGATGAAATCTTAAATAAGAAGTCAGGTATACTAGGAATTTCAGGTGTAAGTTCAGACTTTAGAGATGTAGAAGATGCTGCATGGAAAAGAAATGAGCATAGATCTATCTTAGCGCTTGATATGTTTGTATATAGAGTTAAACAATATATTGGTTCTTATGCTGCTATAATGGGTGGCGTAGACGCTATAGTATTTACAGCTGGAGTAGGTGAAAACTCACCAGAAATGAGAGAGAGCATTTTAGAAGGTTTAGATTTCTTAGGTGTTCAATTTGATGCTGCAGCAAATAAGGTTAGAGGTAAATTAACTGAGATAACAAAACCTGAATCAAAGGTTAAAGCTTTCTTAATTCCTACTAACGAAGAACTTATGATTGCAAAGGATACTTTAGCATTACTTTAA
- the rpmF gene encoding 50S ribosomal protein L32 has product MGNPARKTYRAKRDSRRAQTFKLSLPGIVECPQCHEMKLAHRVCKKCGYYKGKEVVASEN; this is encoded by the coding sequence ATGGGAAATCCAGCTAGAAAAACTTACAGAGCTAAAAGAGATTCAAGAAGAGCACAAACTTTCAAACTAAGCTTACCTGGCATAGTTGAATGTCCACAATGTCATGAAATGAAGCTTGCTCATAGAGTATGTAAAAAATGCGGATATTACAAAGGTAAAGAAGTTGTAGCTTCTGAAAATTAA
- the coaD gene encoding pantetheine-phosphate adenylyltransferase, which translates to MKIGVYPGSFDPITNGHLDIIERGSKVFDKLIVGVLVNVDKKGLFDYPERVELIQRVTEKYKNVEVRCFEGLLIDFMKKEEASVILKGLRAFSDFEYEFQMALMNNKLDPEVETVFMMTSAQYSYLSSSAVKQVAKFGGRIEGLVPDEVIDDVYSKILSL; encoded by the coding sequence ATGAAGATAGGAGTATATCCTGGAAGCTTTGATCCTATTACAAATGGTCATTTGGATATTATTGAAAGAGGATCAAAGGTCTTTGATAAGCTTATAGTAGGAGTTTTAGTTAATGTAGATAAAAAAGGTTTATTTGACTATCCTGAAAGAGTTGAACTTATACAAAGGGTAACAGAAAAATATAAGAATGTTGAAGTAAGATGTTTTGAGGGCTTACTTATTGATTTTATGAAAAAAGAAGAGGCGAGTGTAATTTTAAAAGGCCTAAGAGCTTTTTCGGATTTTGAATATGAATTCCAAATGGCACTTATGAACAATAAGCTAGATCCTGAGGTCGAAACTGTATTTATGATGACTTCCGCACAATATTCTTATTTAAGTTCTTCGGCAGTAAAACAGGTAGCAAAATTTGGTGGGCGTATTGAGGGATTAGTACCAGATGAGGTAATTGATGATGTATACTCAAAAATACTAAGTTTATAA
- a CDS encoding elongator complex protein 3 produces MGKNYYIIPLFVPHEGCPHNCVFCNQSRITGESERVTREIAIKTIDEYLETINSNNSTVEVSFFGGTFTAIREENQKELLQVAKYYKDKGMIDKIRLSTRPDYINEHILDYLKEYGVDIIELGVQSLNEDVLKLSGRGHSKEDVENASRLIKNYGFTLGHQLMIGLPGDTLDRDIQSVRDSIEMKPDIARIYPALVIKDTPMEIMYKRGTFIPYTLDEAVEASKIVFKEYKSSGVKVIRIGLQPTENITLGKDIIAGPFHPAFRELVEASILKESLLAIAKEQISSNAFDILINPKNLSKLYADKKRYFNELKSKLKDKNINVVQDSALDRHSIIIKWDANEFKIIL; encoded by the coding sequence ATGGGTAAGAACTACTATATTATTCCTTTATTTGTTCCACACGAAGGGTGTCCACATAATTGTGTTTTTTGCAATCAGTCAAGAATAACTGGAGAAAGCGAAAGAGTTACTAGAGAAATTGCTATAAAGACCATAGATGAATACCTTGAAACGATAAATAGTAATAACTCAACAGTGGAAGTATCTTTTTTCGGAGGAACTTTTACTGCAATTAGAGAAGAAAATCAAAAAGAATTGCTTCAGGTTGCAAAATACTATAAAGATAAAGGTATGATAGATAAAATTAGATTAAGTACTCGTCCCGATTATATAAATGAACATATACTTGACTATTTAAAAGAATATGGAGTAGATATTATTGAACTTGGTGTACAGTCTCTTAATGAGGATGTATTGAAACTTTCTGGGAGAGGACATTCAAAAGAAGATGTTGAAAATGCATCACGTTTAATTAAGAATTATGGGTTTACATTAGGTCACCAATTGATGATTGGACTTCCTGGAGATACTTTAGATAGAGATATTCAAAGTGTAAGAGATTCTATTGAGATGAAACCGGATATTGCAAGAATATATCCTGCCTTAGTAATAAAAGATACTCCAATGGAAATAATGTATAAAAGAGGAACCTTTATACCATATACATTAGACGAAGCTGTAGAAGCTTCAAAGATTGTTTTTAAAGAATATAAAAGCAGTGGTGTTAAGGTAATTAGAATAGGACTTCAGCCTACAGAAAATATTACTTTAGGAAAAGATATAATTGCAGGTCCATTTCACCCAGCTTTTAGGGAATTAGTTGAAGCAAGTATATTAAAAGAAAGCTTACTGGCAATTGCAAAAGAACAAATTAGTTCGAACGCTTTTGATATACTAATAAACCCTAAAAATTTATCTAAGTTATATGCTGATAAAAAGAGATATTTTAATGAATTAAAATCAAAATTAAAAGACAAGAATATTAATGTAGTTCAAGATTCAGCTTTAGATAGACATTCAATAATTATAAAATGGGATGCAAATGAATTTAAAATTATTTTATAA
- a CDS encoding YceD family protein, with the protein MIINLLDLFSKNDKVKNISFEFTHEPFNFEGEIITPLESIKVSGLVKAYGDILELHLDVKTVLEASCSRCLENFSFPIDLTIEEKFTNKSTAEDEELIFIEGDNLDITEVVINDIISTLPIKRLCSESCKGLCLNCGTNLNKSTCNCETYEVDSRLEALKNFFTE; encoded by the coding sequence ATGATTATTAATCTATTAGATTTATTCAGTAAAAATGATAAGGTTAAGAATATTAGCTTTGAATTTACTCATGAACCATTTAATTTTGAAGGAGAAATAATTACTCCTTTGGAATCCATTAAGGTTAGTGGATTAGTTAAGGCATATGGAGATATATTAGAGCTTCATTTAGATGTTAAGACAGTTCTAGAAGCTTCATGTTCCAGGTGTTTAGAAAACTTTTCATTCCCAATAGATTTAACTATTGAAGAGAAGTTTACAAATAAATCTACTGCAGAAGATGAAGAGTTAATCTTCATTGAGGGTGATAACTTAGATATCACTGAAGTAGTTATAAATGATATTATATCAACCTTGCCTATTAAGAGACTTTGCAGTGAGAGTTGTAAAGGGCTTTGTTTAAATTGTGGAACCAATCTAAATAAGAGCACATGTAATTGTGAAACTTATGAAGTTGATTCTAGATTAGAAGCTTTAAAGAACTTTTTCACAGAATAA
- the rnc gene encoding ribonuclease III, with amino-acid sequence MELMNFEKKIEIFFADENFLRTALTHSSFAHQYKNVDHNERLEFLGDSVLQLTITEYLFKKYSHKSEGELTKIRSLIVCENSLFQIAKTLELASFIRMSKGEELTGGRERASLLADAVEAVIAAIYLDKGLEVAKNFILINFDPIIKKAIKNEIILDFKTRLQELLQKKGEVEISYHLIKFEGPPHRRKFFIDVFINNENFGSGEGYSKKEAEQNAARKALENLEERNG; translated from the coding sequence ATGGAGTTAATGAACTTTGAAAAAAAGATTGAAATTTTTTTCGCTGATGAGAATTTTTTAAGAACAGCCCTTACACATTCTTCTTTTGCTCACCAATATAAAAATGTTGATCATAATGAAAGACTTGAATTCTTAGGAGACTCTGTATTGCAGTTGACTATAACTGAGTACTTATTTAAAAAATATAGTCATAAAAGTGAAGGAGAGTTAACTAAAATAAGAAGCTTAATAGTTTGTGAAAATTCACTTTTTCAAATTGCTAAGACTTTAGAATTAGCTTCATTTATTAGAATGAGCAAAGGTGAGGAATTGACGGGTGGTCGAGAAAGAGCTTCGCTTTTAGCTGATGCTGTAGAAGCTGTAATTGCAGCAATCTATTTGGATAAAGGTTTAGAAGTTGCAAAAAATTTTATTTTAATTAATTTTGATCCAATAATAAAAAAGGCTATTAAGAATGAAATTATTTTAGACTTTAAAACACGATTACAAGAGCTACTTCAGAAAAAGGGTGAGGTGGAAATTTCTTATCATCTAATTAAATTTGAAGGTCCACCACACAGAAGAAAATTCTTTATAGATGTATTTATAAATAATGAAAACTTTGGTTCAGGTGAAGGATACTCAAAGAAAGAAGCAGAACAAAATGCAGCAAGAAAGGCTTTAGAAAACTTGGAGGAAAGAAATGGGTAA
- the ylbJ gene encoding sporulation integral membrane protein YlbJ: MYSIYILYGLIIILTTSLIIQIKGKITIMPTVLLSILIIYFLLNPKLCIDASLKGAELFVQAVLPTVLPFMVLCNLLIAYGGISVYSKLFGRFLCTPFKLSKNCSFPIIASIICGNPIGAKYSSELYEKGHVQFDEYVRLISIASNTGPLFLIGSVGSVMLQNKTYGYILLLGNYISMILIAFITRTKNISSYKKNDSKINITANFGTIFKNSLENAIMSTLNISGYIIIFSVIISIVSNSYFFNTSLNSIASLFGIPYEIMKGTVLGMIEITNGCKIISTSSLSINMKLCIISFLTSFCGFSVLAQISSFCSHHGVKLKKYFMYKLLQGSFATIITYVFLTISYF; this comes from the coding sequence ATGTATAGTATTTATATTTTATATGGATTAATAATCATTTTAACTACTTCGTTAATCATTCAAATAAAGGGAAAAATAACAATAATGCCAACTGTATTATTGTCAATTCTAATAATATATTTTTTACTTAATCCTAAGTTGTGTATAGATGCATCCTTAAAAGGTGCTGAGTTATTTGTACAAGCAGTTTTACCTACAGTACTCCCTTTTATGGTTCTATGCAATTTACTTATTGCTTATGGTGGAATCTCTGTATATAGTAAGCTATTTGGCAGATTTTTATGCACTCCCTTTAAATTAAGTAAGAACTGTAGTTTTCCCATTATAGCCAGTATTATTTGTGGTAATCCAATTGGAGCTAAATATTCATCTGAACTATATGAAAAAGGACATGTGCAATTTGATGAATATGTAAGACTAATCTCTATAGCATCAAATACCGGTCCATTGTTTTTAATTGGTTCAGTAGGAAGTGTAATGTTACAAAATAAAACCTATGGTTACATACTTTTGTTAGGAAATTATATTTCTATGATTTTGATAGCATTTATTACTAGAACTAAAAATATTTCTAGCTATAAAAAAAATGATTCCAAAATCAACATAACTGCGAATTTTGGAACCATTTTTAAAAACTCCTTAGAAAATGCCATTATGAGCACCTTAAATATCTCAGGATACATTATAATATTTTCCGTTATTATATCCATAGTAAGTAATTCTTACTTTTTTAATACATCACTAAATAGCATAGCTTCACTATTTGGTATTCCTTATGAAATAATGAAAGGAACCGTTCTAGGCATGATTGAAATAACTAATGGATGTAAAATTATTTCTACTAGTAGCCTGTCCATAAATATGAAGTTATGTATTATTAGTTTTCTAACATCCTTTTGTGGTTTTTCAGTTTTAGCACAAATAAGTTCTTTCTGTAGTCACCATGGAGTCAAATTAAAAAAGTATTTTATGTATAAATTGCTTCAAGGGAGTTTTGCAACCATTATTACTTATGTATTTTTAACTATTTCATACTTCTAA
- the plsX gene encoding phosphate acyltransferase PlsX, translating to MKFVIDGMGGDNAPKAVVEGAVEAIKNFSDIEIYITGPAEKLTKELENYTYDKSKIKVVNASEVISPNEHPVMALRKKKDSSMVKALNLVKSGECDGIISAGSTGAFLAGCTLIVGRIAGIERPVLAPIMPGKNGNFMVIDAGANVDSKPHYLPQFALMGKVYYKSVTGVSEPSVGLINIGTEEEKGNELTKAAYPLLKETDINFVGNVEPREAPKGDVNVLVCDGFVGNTLLKTYEGVASTLLNMLKDEIKASTLGKIGALFLLPVFKKLQKKFDYKEEGGAPFLGVQGICIKAHGSSDGKAFKNAIRQAKIFYENDILSKIKIEIEKINR from the coding sequence ATGAAATTTGTTATTGATGGAATGGGCGGAGACAATGCTCCTAAAGCTGTAGTTGAGGGTGCTGTTGAAGCAATAAAGAATTTTTCAGATATTGAGATCTATATTACTGGTCCAGCTGAAAAACTAACAAAGGAATTGGAAAATTACACTTATGATAAGTCAAAAATAAAAGTAGTTAATGCAAGTGAAGTAATTTCACCTAATGAGCATCCAGTTATGGCTTTAAGGAAGAAAAAAGATTCTAGTATGGTAAAAGCACTAAATCTAGTTAAGTCAGGCGAATGCGATGGTATTATATCAGCTGGAAGCACGGGTGCTTTTTTGGCTGGTTGTACATTGATAGTTGGAAGAATTGCAGGTATTGAAAGACCTGTACTAGCTCCGATTATGCCAGGAAAGAATGGAAATTTCATGGTTATTGATGCTGGTGCAAACGTTGACTCAAAACCACACTATCTACCACAGTTTGCACTTATGGGAAAAGTATACTATAAAAGTGTTACTGGGGTTTCTGAACCTTCAGTTGGACTAATTAATATAGGTACTGAGGAAGAAAAAGGTAACGAGCTTACAAAAGCCGCTTATCCACTATTAAAGGAAACAGATATTAATTTTGTAGGAAATGTTGAACCAAGAGAAGCACCAAAAGGCGATGTTAATGTATTAGTTTGTGATGGATTCGTAGGTAACACATTACTTAAAACATATGAAGGTGTTGCATCAACACTATTAAATATGCTTAAAGATGAAATAAAAGCCTCAACTCTTGGGAAAATTGGTGCTTTATTTTTACTTCCAGTATTTAAAAAACTTCAAAAGAAGTTTGATTATAAAGAAGAAGGTGGTGCACCTTTTTTGGGAGTTCAAGGAATTTGTATTAAGGCACATGGAAGTTCTGATGGTAAGGCGTTCAAAAACGCAATAAGGCAAGCAAAAATTTTCTATGAAAATGATATTTTATCTAAGATAAAAATAGAAATTGAAAAAATAAATAGGTAA